TCAGAATTTCAATTTCTGCCTCTTTTACAGCCAAGTCCGCTGCACGAATAGCTGCAGCCACAGAAAAAGTCTCGATGACAGCCAAACCATCCACTTCTTTGCTATCTAATGTTGTAGAGCCAATAATTGCCGGAAAAATTTTCTCATCCACATTGGGCACGAGCGTTGCATTTACTATTGCGAAAGCGCCGGTTTCGCGAGCCATTGCCAGACTTGTCTCCACGTCGGAAATTTCACCTTTAACGATAATGAGATATTTCCCGGAACAAATAGTGCGGGCGATGATTTTCTCAACTAACGCCGATTTCAAAATTTGATCTTGAACTTCGTATCCTTTGAAAATACTGGCTAATTCAATGATACCAATGGTATATCGCAAACTCATGCAATCCTCTCGATAACTATTTCATTTTCATTTATTTGCACGACTTTCCCATCAATTGAAGCATGGACGTGGGCTGA
This window of the Calditrichota bacterium genome carries:
- a CDS encoding BMC domain-containing protein, with translation MSLRYTIGIIELASIFKGYEVQDQILKSALVEKIIARTICSGKYLIIVKGEISDVETSLAMARETGAFAIVNATLVPNVDEKIFPAIIGSTTLDSKEVDGLAVIETFSVAAAIRAADLAVKEAEIEILRIHVAMAIGGKGLVVLTGNIDALKSALIPAIDYLQEEGMLAGHTLITQPHEDVLRDLL